One Desulfurellaceae bacterium genomic region harbors:
- a CDS encoding phosphocholine cytidylyltransferase family protein, giving the protein MTGKLQLGRGLKPTTMRNGEGRNGGAADMYTRSPRKAIILSAGQARRLLPLTESVPKCLLPIDDERTILELQLEALAECGLEQVIVMVGFGAEQVEALLATRQPDGLDVQTRYNPFFEASNNLATCWLAGSEMTEDFVLLNGDTLFEAPVLERLLQDASSPVTLAIDRKAAYDDDDMKVSLNGERQLLAVGKTLIPEETDGESIGLMVFRTPGPDAFRTALNRAIRHKAALQRWYLSVIDTMAKSGLVATSCITGLWWAEVDTLDDLIQARTSFKDIGDDRPLCGTRSPISLFPSSRSR; this is encoded by the coding sequence ATGACCGGTAAGCTTCAGCTCGGACGAGGACTGAAACCCACGACTATGCGTAATGGAGAAGGAAGGAATGGGGGGGCGGCCGATATGTACACCCGGTCGCCACGGAAGGCGATCATACTCAGCGCCGGCCAGGCTCGACGGCTGCTGCCGCTGACCGAGAGCGTGCCAAAATGTCTGCTGCCCATAGACGACGAGCGCACGATACTGGAACTCCAGCTTGAGGCTCTGGCCGAGTGTGGTCTGGAGCAGGTTATCGTGATGGTCGGCTTTGGGGCCGAGCAGGTCGAGGCGCTGCTGGCCACACGGCAGCCCGATGGGTTGGATGTCCAGACGCGTTATAATCCGTTTTTCGAAGCGTCGAACAATCTGGCCACCTGCTGGCTGGCCGGGTCCGAGATGACCGAAGATTTTGTGCTGTTAAACGGCGATACGCTGTTTGAGGCGCCCGTCCTGGAGCGTCTGCTGCAAGACGCGTCCTCCCCGGTGACCCTGGCCATTGACCGCAAGGCCGCCTACGACGACGATGACATGAAGGTCAGCCTGAATGGCGAGCGGCAACTGCTGGCGGTCGGCAAGACCCTGATTCCAGAGGAGACCGACGGCGAGTCGATCGGCCTGATGGTCTTTCGCACCCCGGGCCCAGACGCCTTTCGGACCGCCCTCAATCGAGCTATTCGTCACAAAGCCGCCCTGCAGCGCTGGTATCTCTCCGTGATCGACACCATGGCCAAGTCCGGCCTCGTTGCCACCAGCTGCATTACGGGCCTGTGGTGGGCTGAGGTTGATACCCTCGACGACCTGATCCAGGCCCGCACCTCGTTCAAAGATATCGGCGATGACCGACCCCTGTGCGGAACGAGATCACCGATATCTTTGTTTCCCAGCAGCAGGTCAAGGTGA
- a CDS encoding glycosyltransferase produces MGTSATNYTARPTDRTSRRHIGLFVRSFGGGGGAERVMLNLATALADRGHRVDLVMGRKEGHFLEEIPDTVTVIDLKVRSARQLLPTVLKMPRVAAALAAHLSGSRLPWILGGVPGLAAYLSHQRPTALLSALSYPNMTAVLARRLSTASTRTVISVHNHLSVATAGADRAADKTFPQLARRLYPEADRIVAVSDGVAEDLTHTLGLPRTRISTIYNPVFRPDMLTLAQAPLEHAWFAPDAPPVILGIGKLKPQKDFGCLIRAFARVRAVRPARLLILGEGSQREALLSLAGQLGVTNDIALPGFVANPFAYLGRAAVFALSSAWEGLSNVIIEALACGCPVVSTDCPSGPAELLARGAYGSLVPVGDDTALAQALLASLDNPPHRERLLDRARQFSVERATEQYLSVLLEE; encoded by the coding sequence ATGGGGACGTCAGCGACCAACTATACCGCACGCCCCACCGACCGGACAAGCCGCCGGCATATCGGCCTGTTTGTCCGCTCGTTTGGCGGCGGCGGCGGCGCAGAGCGGGTCATGCTCAACCTGGCCACAGCCCTGGCCGACCGAGGCCATCGGGTCGATCTGGTCATGGGTCGCAAAGAGGGCCATTTCCTGGAGGAAATTCCCGATACGGTCACGGTCATTGACCTCAAGGTTCGCTCAGCCCGCCAACTGCTGCCCACGGTGCTGAAAATGCCGCGCGTGGCCGCCGCTCTAGCCGCCCACCTGTCAGGTTCCAGACTGCCCTGGATTCTAGGCGGTGTCCCCGGTCTGGCGGCGTATCTGAGCCACCAGCGACCGACAGCTCTTTTATCCGCCCTCAGCTATCCCAATATGACGGCAGTTTTGGCCCGTCGGCTGAGCACCGCATCAACCCGTACGGTGATCAGCGTCCATAATCACCTGTCTGTGGCCACAGCCGGGGCTGACAGAGCCGCCGACAAAACCTTTCCTCAACTGGCCCGACGTTTGTATCCCGAGGCAGACCGTATTGTTGCGGTGTCGGACGGCGTGGCCGAGGATCTGACCCACACGCTGGGCCTGCCGCGTACCCGTATCAGCACAATTTACAACCCGGTTTTTCGTCCCGATATGCTGACCCTGGCCCAAGCACCGCTCGAGCACGCCTGGTTTGCTCCGGACGCCCCGCCGGTCATCCTGGGCATTGGCAAGCTCAAGCCCCAGAAGGATTTTGGGTGTCTGATCCGGGCGTTTGCCCGTGTGCGAGCGGTCCGGCCGGCCCGATTGCTCATCTTAGGCGAAGGCTCACAGCGCGAGGCCCTGCTGTCCCTGGCCGGCCAACTCGGGGTCACCAATGATATCGCCCTGCCCGGCTTTGTGGCCAATCCCTTTGCCTATCTTGGTCGGGCTGCGGTGTTTGCCCTGTCTTCAGCCTGGGAAGGGCTGTCGAATGTCATCATCGAGGCTCTGGCGTGCGGTTGTCCGGTGGTAAGTACCGATTGTCCGAGCGGCCCGGCCGAACTCCTGGCCCGGGGAGCCTATGGGTCGCTGGTGCCGGTCGGGGATGACACGGCCTTGGCCCAGGCGCTCCTGGCAAGCCTGGACAATCCCCCCCATCGGGAGCGTTTGCTCGACCGGGCACGCCAGTTCTCGGTCGAGCGCGCGACAGAGCAGTACCTGTCCGTTCTGCTGGAAGAGTGA